cgcacgctcctgATCCAGGTCCAAAAAGCCAAGGTCGATCTCGAGATTGCGCTCAGTGGAATCGACTGGCTCCTCCGATCACAGGAGCTGCTGATTGGGTTTCTCGGGCTTGCGCCGGCGATTGGGCTCGTGTACATGCTGGGGCGCCAGGTTTTTGCCACCGTGCACACCCTGCTGTGGGGCGGCGAGACGTACCGCGCGAAACGCACCTTGCGTCTGGCGCGCATCCAGGCTTgggaggcgctgcgcaggctcgACAAAATTGTGTCGGAACGTGCCAGTGCGGTTGCGGCAcagccagcgctgcagtaCGGCTACCTCCTTCTCGACGTCGCGACACTGCGCTCTGCATCTACAGAGGCGATTTTCGGtacgtgcggcgcggaacgcgcgctcgcgacgcagctgcagctgcagatGAACAGCGATTTGATCGAGCTCGAGGTGTGTGGGCAGTCGGCCTTTGCGGGCCAGGATGCGCACGCCTGGCGGCAGCGCCAGAGTGTGATCGAGTGCATGTGGCGCAGCTGGACGCCGGTGCTGGGCTTGGGAAAGATGCTGCGGTAACTATGGGCTATACCATCACGACGCCGTTCCCAGAGCCATACtggagcggcggcggcggcgggcCGTCCTGTGCCGCTGGGtcgagcgcttgctcgCCGGCGCGGATGCCCATGCCGCCTGCAATAGGGCGTACGCGCCAGTTGAACAGATAAAAGCGCAGGAACCCGTCGCCCGGGCCGAACTTGAGCTCGGTCGCAAAGAGAGGGTTGTCCATGACCGTTAAGCAGTTGACCACGTCAAAGCCCTGGTTCTTGGCCAGGATGAGCATGTCGTGCATGAGCtcttgcaggcgcgccttgaGCTTTTCGCGGAGTTCGAGCGGCTCTTGGTGCCACGGCGTGGCGCAAGTGTCTTGCATCTCCGCGGCGTACAGACGGCTCAGACCCCCACACTGCCACGCAGGCTTGCCTTGTGCgatcgccgctgcgtacgGTGAGACGCCAGACGTGGCGGCGGAAGGCGGCTTCGCCTCGAGCACCACATCGGTGGCATAGTAAAACAGGTATGCAGCCTCCAGCGTATCGGCCTCGGCGTGGTCCAGGATGGAAGAGGGCAGGCTATAAAACGAGAAAAAGTCGGTGATCCGCCCGTCCTGTTCCACGACGTACGTCCAGGTCACCTGTTTCGTGCGGCGCCCATCGACCTCATCGCCACGCCCACTCAGGAGCAGGTGCGCCACTTCTTCGTCCGTGTACTGCGGCGCCATATCATACCGCGCGAGGTACCGTCGCAAGAGTGTAGCTACCTGGCCCACAtccgctgcgcgcatttcgcgcAAACCCTCAAGCGTAGTGAGATCCGGCAGTGTGTAGCGTGCAATGTGCACTTCGCGAGACATGCCTTCGGGCACCGCGCTAAAGCCAATGTCCAGCAGTTTTTCCGCGCGAAGCGTGCGGTGGTAGTAGCGCGAGCACGAGGCCGGGGTGGGAAGCACGCTACCGACCGTGTAGATCGCCTGAAAGATACCTTTTACATTGCACCGCCGCGTCACTTCCTTGATCATCACcggcgcaaggcgcttgctgcgcagctttttgTGCACACACAAAAAGTTTATTTCAGTCGACTGGCACACGGTTtcgcgcacacgcagctCCTGGGGGATGCCCGCAATGAAAGCAACGAGCTTCTTGGTCGCTTTCACGCGCACGCCAACATACCAGGATTTGTCGTAGCCAGGGTGTCGCAGGACCCAATGCAGAAACTCGGCGCTGTACTTGaaacgcatcgtcgcgtcgtcgtcctcgaCGTAGTTGTGCGTGAGCAGCGTATACAGCTCGTTCAAGTCTTCAGGCTCCTCAATATCTACAGTGACCCATTCAAAATCGGCCGGCAGCGGGTACGGCTCTCCACGCACGTTTTCTGGGGGCACCGCTGGCTGGATGGGACCCAGCATATCGTCCTCCGTTTCTCCGTGCTGCATGACCGGCTGCGTTTTCCAAAACTTGTGCTCGCGGGTTTCCTGCTTGGCCTCTTCAGGCTCATCGGACCCCAGCAGAGCCATGAGCCGCGCGAGACTGTGCATGCtcgcacgctcgccgcgcgcatcgttgGGGTTTGCCATGAAGAACGACGCATGCATCACGTGCCAAAAAAGCGTTGCGGCTTGCGCTggctttgcgcggcgccacgaAATGGTAGGTAGACGCCTAGACTAACCACAGTCCTACGGGTTTCTCAATAAACAGGGTGCGGCGAGTGCCGGCTCCTCTACGTCGGAGACGCCGATTCTGTGTGAGACGTGCCTTGGCCCGAATCCGTACGTCCGTATGTCAAAGCAGCACCTCGGCAAGGAGTGCAAGATCTGCGGACGGCCTTTCACCGTGTTCCGCTGGAACCCCGGTGCAGGGATGCGCTTCAAAAAGACGGAGATATGCACGACATGCGCCAAGATCAAGCACGTGTGCCAGACGTGCATCCTCGATCTGGACTATGGTCTGCCGACcaatgtgcgcgacgccgcccTTGGCGTTGAGACCAGCATACCCATGAACGACGTCAACCGACAGTACTTTGTAAATCGCATGGACGCACTTATGGACGGGGACACACACACGCCCAcgcacgacggcgcggGCCACGCGCTCCTGCGACGCCTCGCACGCGACGAGCCAGACTATAAGCGCAACAGGCCGCAAGTGTGTTCTTTCtacgcgcgcggcgcgtgcacacgcgGAGAGGCGTGTCCCTACCGCCACGAAATTCGCGAGGAGCAGGGGCGGCAGAGTATTCAGGAGCGGTACCACGGCGCACACGACGTGATTGGGCGTGGTCTGCTGAAGaaacacgccgctgcgaGAGGGCTTGTCGCGCCGTCGGATCCTGCAATCATGACCCTGTTTCTCACAGCACTCCCTGAGGACGTGACTCAAGATACCctgcgcacagcgctgcttgcgtcCGTACCGAGCGTAAAAAGCGACGAAATCCGGTCCATCCAGCACGTCACCTCATCGAACGCCGCTTTCCTCAACTTTGtctcgcgcgacgctgcagagcgTGCGGCAGAAGGGCTTGCGGTAAAGCTCGATTTCGATGGAAAAgaagtgcgcgccgcgtgggGCCGCACTCCGTCGCGTGTAGAGAGTACGTAGACTATTTACGGCTTTTCCCCTTGGCTTTTTTGGCCGCAAGTGGCGAGCCctggcgcgcttcgcgccCACCCGTCATCCAGTCCAAGTCGCCCTCGTCGAATGCAACGCCCGCAGGCGCCGCACCCTGCGCAGCCTCCTCGGCAAAGCGGCGACGGAACCTGCCAAGCCGTCCGGTATCGTCCTCTGCGTCCGCATCCGAGCGCTCGCCAGCTGTCTGGTTCCACAGGGGGTGGTTTGTATAGTCCCGCGCGAGTTTACTCAGGTGGCGGGGCGAAGTCGTGGTCAGCTGCACAGCGGATCCGTCGGCGAGAATCACGATTCCGGGAAAGCGCGGGATGGGGCGCGGTAGCGCCTCGTTGTGCTTGTCTGGGCGCGTGGCTGAGGTGGCGAAAGTACGCGTAGATGTATGTGTGCCCGGATGCCGCTGTTTTTGCGTGTGCATACGCTGAATCTCGTCCAGGCccggcgctcgccgcggctgcTTGATCGTCTCGTTCGAGCCCAGTTCCGTGTGCTCGGTGAACCGCAGATGAAATGTGTATGGATCCTCTTCTGCTACGCCTTGCACAACATTGTGCTTGAACAAGTGCGCGATTTGGTCGCCCATATCGAGCGCTTGGTCAATCTTAACAGAGTCCGCTTCctggcgcgcctgcaagaactggcgccgcgtctcggcatgtgccgccgcttttgccGGCAGGTCATTTTGAAACACTTGTGCTGTCGTTTtcagcagcgtgcggtacagtgcacgcgcacgctgctgctgcgcaggaGACAACGACGTCGCCATGCAGAGCAcggccaagcgcagcgccgcgaaagCGCCCCAAAAGACACGTGGCTGGCACGTGGCTGGCAAGGCGgtggcgatgcactgcagaCGTAGCTTGCGGTCGTGACTCGCTCTGGTGTTAGACAAGATATGGTgagcgcagctgcacctGGAAGACTGTATGTATCGAGTAAACATTACTTACCGCAGTGCTCGAAAAGTTCGCATCACCGTCGTTGCCTCAGATGGATTGACAAAAGTAAGTCTTGTCGCCGCCGCACTCACACCAGCGCGATGTATTCCGCCTACCGGACCCGTTTGCGATCGTGACGGTGGATGGCGAGCAGACACACACGACCTCTGTTATCAAAAAGACGCTCAATCCGTACTGGAACGACTCGTTTGACATCACTGTCACCGACGCGTCCATCGTGGCGGTGCAAATTTTTGACCAGAAAAAATTTAAAAAACGCGACCAAGGCTTCCTCGGCGTAGTCAACATCCGCGTAGCAGAAGTGATCGACCtcgagcttggcggcaagGCGTTGCTCACGCGCGACTTGAAACGCTCCAACGATAATCTTGTCGTGCACGGCAAGCTTATCATTGACTTGAACACCAACGTCTCCACGCCGCTCCCgcacgacgccgctgcgggTGGTGCCTCGCTTGCCACGCCTGCTtctgcacctgcgcctgcacctgctGAGTCTGCCGCAGCATCAACAGCGCCTGCGGTCGCAGCATTGCAGCCGAATGCCGCTTCCGAGCCcgacgttgcgcgcgcccaaaCAAGTGCTCACCGCCCCAGCGTTGCGGACTCCATTCCCGCAGTCATCGCTTCCGACACTGACGCGCACTCGAACACGAGCGCGCCCATCTCGGCTCCCCAGCCGCGCCCAGAAGGCAACTCGGACGAGTACGGACTGTTGCCTGTGGGCTGGGAGCGACGTACCGACCACTTGGGTCGTACCTACTATGTCGACCACAACATGCGCTCCACTACATGGACGCGTCC
This region of Malassezia vespertilionis chromosome 9, complete sequence genomic DNA includes:
- the NMT1 gene encoding glycylpeptide N-tetradecanoyltransferase (BUSCO:EOG09261SS1; EggNog:ENOG503NV5E; COG:I), which encodes MHASFFMANPNDARGERASMHSLARLMALLGSDEPEEAKQETREHKFWKTQPVMQHGETEDDMLGPIQPAVPPENVRGEPYPLPADFEWVTVDIEEPEDLNELYTLLTHNYVEDDDATMRFKYSAEFLHWVLRHPGYDKSWYVGVRVKATKKLVAFIAGIPQELRVRETVCQSTEINFLCVHKKLRSKRLAPVMIKEVTRRCNVKGIFQAIYTVGSVLPTPASCSRYYHRTLRAEKLLDIGFSAVPEGMSREVHIARYTLPDLTTLEGLREMRAADVGQVATLLRRYLARYDMAPQYTDEEVAHLLLSGRGDEVDGRRTKQVTWTYVVEQDGRITDFFSFYSLPSSILDHAEADTLEAAYLFYYATDVVLEAKPPSAATSGVSPYAAAIAQGKPAWQCGGLSRLYAAEMQDTCATPWHQEPLELREKLKARLQELMHDMLILAKNQGFDVVNCLTVMDNPLFATELKFGPGDGFLRFYLFNWRVRPIAGGMGIRAGEQALDPAAQDGPPPPPLQYGSGNGVVMV
- the SLT11 gene encoding Pre-mRNA-splicing factor slt11 (EggNog:ENOG503NTXR; BUSCO:EOG09263BDA; COG:A), with amino-acid sequence MSYGFLNKQGAASAGSSTSETPILCETCLGPNPYVRMSKQHLGKECKICGRPFTVFRWNPGAGMRFKKTEICTTCAKIKHVCQTCILDLDYGLPTNVRDAALGVETSIPMNDVNRQYFVNRMDALMDGDTHTPTHDGAGHALLRRLARDEPDYKRNRPQVCSFYARGACTRGEACPYRHEIREEQGRQSIQERYHGAHDVIGRGLLKKHAAARGLVAPSDPAIMTLFLTALPEDVTQDTLRTALLASVPSVKSDEIRSIQHVTSSNAAFLNFVSRDAAERAAEGLAVKLDFDGKEVRAAWGRTPSRVEST
- a CDS encoding uncharacterized protein (COG:J; EggNog:ENOG503P8GP) — translated: MATSLSPAQQQRARALYRTLLKTTAQVFQNDLPAKAAAHAETRRQFLQARQEADSVKIDQALDMGDQIAHLFKHNVVQGVAEEDPYTFHLRFTEHTELGSNETIKQPRRAPGLDEIQRMHTQKQRHPGTHTSTRTFATSATRPDKHNEALPRPIPRFPGIVILADGSAVQLTTTSPRHLSKLARDYTNHPLWNQTAGERSDADAEDDTGRLGRFRRRFAEEAAQGAAPAGVAFDEGDLDWMTGGREARQGSPLAAKKAKGKSRK